The Sesamum indicum cultivar Zhongzhi No. 13 linkage group LG1, S_indicum_v1.0, whole genome shotgun sequence genome includes a window with the following:
- the LOC105165897 gene encoding transcription factor bHLH137: protein MAAFSSSYQQQHPFHQLLDSSDLLSAIDYKMSEDPNFSLYFYPTDDTLHCLDQTSTKVNNDQGTCVFSVTNKNSMDSSSVLTHNYYDHHHQLIITKNPKKRRNSKQGSSVNSAQSKDMREVMTKGKKQKKMKGCEENKYCKEGKKEAPAAGYIHVRARRGQATDSHSLAERVRRERISERMKLLQALVPGCDKVTGKALMLDEIINYVQSLQNQVEFLSMKLASVNPISYDFGMDLESLMVRPPPDQNLSSLPSPLMQSCSPATANPYDPLLDNCLLFQQSQISNALPQGNRQVLWGVDDQRQKIINQSKISSSSLFSFH, encoded by the exons ATGGCAGCCTTTTCATCATCATATCAGCAGCAGCACCCTTTTCATCAGCTGCTTGACTCATCAGATTTGCTCAGCGCCATTGATTACAAGATGTCTGAGGATCCAAACTTTTCTCTGTATTTCTACCCAACTGATGATACCCTTCATTGTCTTGACCAGACCAGTACAAAAGTCAATAATGATCAGGGCACTTGTGTTTTCAGCGTAACAAACAAGAACAGCATGGATTCCTCGTCCGTCCTCACTCATAACTACTATGATCATCACCACCAACTCATCATCACTAAGAACCCCAAGAAGAGGAGGAATTCCAAACAGGGCTCTTCTGTAAATTCTGCTCAGTCTAAG GATATGAGGGAAGTGATGACGAAGGGAAAAAAgcagaagaaaatgaaaggctGTGAAGAAAACAAGTACTGTaaagaagggaaaaaagaagCTCCGGCAGCTGGTTACATTCATGTTAGGGCTAGGAGGGGCCAGGCCACAGACAGCCACAGCCTTGCTGAGAgg GTGAGAAGGGAGAGAATAAGTGAAAGGATGAAGCTCCTTCAAGCTCTTGTCCCTGGTTGTGACAAg GTGACTGGGAAGGCCCTCATGTTGGACGAAATAATCAACTATGTCCAATCACTACAAAATCAAGTGGAG TTTCTCTCAATGAAGCTTGCTTCTGTTAATCCCATATCCTATGACTTTGGGATGGACTTGGAATCACTCATGGTTAGGCCACCACCTGATCAG AATTTAAGTAGCTTGCCATCACCATTAATGCAAAGCTGCAGCCCTGCAACAGCCAATCCCTATGATCCTCTCCTGGACAATTGTCTTCTGTTTCAACAATCCCAAATCTCAAATGCTCTTCCCCAg gGTAATAGACAGGTGTTGTGGGGAGTGGATGAccaaagacaaaaaattataaatcagtCGAAaatcagcagcagcagcctGTTCTCATTCCATTGA